The following are encoded together in the Campylobacter lari genome:
- a CDS encoding DUF1882 domain-containing protein: MITTMDLALIKMVTSHYYIKRNAIINKYEHKGRIFFDKFEKVNAPLTANVIQEHMEKKIIVAHSLINSFDKVENIVFDYNGFNAERFWHRAQLVLREEGFINFTAYKTRTNNHLHLYIHKGHTTFNEACSLGSKLSLLFSQKMPVEWKVFPSMDIPKEFNILTLPYEVYQKERGASWSKHM; encoded by the coding sequence TTGATTACAACTATGGATTTGGCTTTAATTAAAATGGTTACAAGCCATTATTATATTAAGCGTAATGCTATAATTAACAAATATGAGCATAAAGGTAGAATTTTTTTTGATAAATTCGAAAAAGTAAATGCTCCTTTGACAGCTAATGTTATACAAGAACATATGGAAAAAAAGATTATTGTAGCACACTCTTTGATTAATAGTTTTGATAAGGTTGAAAATATTGTATTTGATTACAATGGTTTTAACGCAGAGCGTTTTTGGCATAGAGCACAGCTTGTTTTAAGGGAAGAAGGTTTTATAAATTTTACTGCCTATAAAACAAGAACTAATAATCATTTGCATTTGTATATTCATAAAGGACATACTACTTTTAATGAAGCATGCTCTTTGGGATCAAAATTATCTTTGCTTTTTTCTCAAAAAATGCCTGTAGAGTGGAAAGTTTTTCCTAGTATGGATATACCTAAGGAATTTAATATTTTAACTTTACCTTATGAGGTTTATCAAAAAGAGCGTGGCGCTTCTTGGTCTAAACATATGTAA
- a CDS encoding SPOR domain-containing protein, whose translation MEENNKNEFDDIILQKSNKSEKLKKILLRSIILIIVFLVVMIAMKLINDPGEEKTLQMPSEPQEQASYENNFNSLPITDNTKEEDEFEALARKLKEESSLADANNTIEEKQEIPSNSVLDQITSTEPKEEPAKVEEKQEEIKPVEKSIEKPIQKPSEKSKTNVVEKPKAPEQSNANELFESIKTPQTQTHLAAGTYIQVFSLSSLDPKSKELSILKENGYDYKIYKTTVNGKELTKVLVGPYKESELKAELEKVRSKIAKGAFTFRVK comes from the coding sequence ATGGAAGAAAACAACAAAAATGAGTTTGATGATATTATCTTGCAAAAAAGCAATAAAAGTGAAAAACTTAAAAAAATTTTACTCAGATCGATTATTTTAATTATTGTGTTTTTGGTAGTAATGATAGCAATGAAGTTAATTAATGATCCAGGCGAGGAAAAAACACTACAAATGCCATCAGAGCCGCAAGAGCAAGCTTCTTATGAAAATAATTTTAATTCTTTGCCTATTACGGATAATACTAAAGAAGAGGATGAATTTGAAGCTTTAGCTAGAAAACTGAAAGAAGAAAGTTCATTGGCTGATGCAAATAATACCATAGAGGAAAAACAGGAAATTCCAAGCAATAGTGTATTAGATCAAATTACATCAACAGAACCAAAAGAAGAGCCAGCTAAGGTGGAAGAAAAACAAGAAGAGATTAAGCCTGTAGAAAAATCTATAGAAAAACCAATTCAAAAACCTTCTGAAAAATCAAAAACTAATGTTGTTGAAAAGCCAAAAGCTCCAGAGCAAAGCAATGCAAATGAATTGTTTGAGAGCATAAAAACACCGCAGACTCAAACACACCTTGCAGCAGGTACTTATATCCAAGTTTTTTCTTTAAGTAGTCTTGATCCAAAGTCCAAAGAATTGAGTATACTTAAAGAAAATGGATATGATTATAAAATTTACAAAACAACAGTAAATGGCAAAGAACTTACAAAAGTTTTAGTTGGGCCTTATAAAGAAAGCGAATTAAAGGCTGAATTAGAAAAGGTGCGTTCTAAAATCGCAAAAGGTGCTTTTACTTTTAGAGTAAAATGA
- a CDS encoding shikimate dehydrogenase produces the protein MKIFTVIGDPIVHSKSPRMHNNALQVLKKDAVYTRYHLKNKAKLKEIVQKFDGANITIPFKEEAYKIADFCDESVKQIGSANTLINKDGKIYACNTDYLGFLKAIENFFSIKNALILGAGGTAKALAYALKSINIEVAIANRSSVRFKNLNNYPCFLYDQLDLNTQFDLIINTTSAGLHDESLPCEERILKNIFQKTKYAFDVIYSRETSFLKLARENGLKIKDGTQMLLWQGVFAFELFLECQKTEEIYKAMEMALKLP, from the coding sequence ATGAAAATTTTCACAGTTATAGGTGATCCTATTGTGCATTCTAAATCTCCAAGAATGCACAATAATGCTTTACAAGTTCTTAAAAAAGACGCAGTATATACAAGATACCATTTAAAAAATAAAGCAAAATTAAAAGAAATTGTTCAAAAATTTGATGGAGCAAATATTACTATACCTTTTAAAGAAGAAGCGTATAAAATTGCAGATTTTTGTGATGAAAGTGTTAAGCAAATAGGATCTGCCAATACTTTAATAAACAAAGATGGTAAAATTTATGCTTGCAATACAGATTATTTGGGATTTTTAAAAGCAATTGAAAATTTTTTTTCTATTAAAAATGCTTTGATTTTAGGTGCTGGTGGCACCGCTAAAGCTTTAGCTTATGCTTTAAAATCTATAAATATTGAAGTTGCAATAGCAAATCGCTCTAGTGTTAGATTTAAAAATTTAAATAATTATCCATGTTTTTTATATGATCAACTTGATTTAAATACACAATTTGATTTGATAATAAATACGACTAGTGCAGGTTTACATGATGAAAGTTTACCTTGCGAAGAAAGGATTTTAAAAAATATTTTTCAAAAAACTAAGTATGCTTTTGATGTTATTTATAGTAGAGAAACATCTTTTTTAAAGTTGGCACGAGAAAATGGATTAAAAATAAAAGATGGCACGCAAATGCTTTTATGGCAAGGTGTTTTTGCTTTTGAGCTATTTTTAGAGTGTCAAAAAACAGAAGAAATTTATAAAGCCATGGAGATGGCTTTAAAACTTCCTTAG
- the dnaJ gene encoding molecular chaperone DnaJ: MELNYYEILEISQTSDKETIKKAYRKMALKYHPDRNQGDKEAEEKFKLVNEAYEVLSNDEKRSIYDRYGKEGLKGQAGGFGGFGDVDLGDIFSSFFGDGFGFGNSTRKKERGKKYPHDLKIAVKISFKEAVFGCKKEIDFTYKTFCKICNGSGSENGKEDICSHCGGKGQVGVRQGFMTFVQTCDHCKGSGKIIKNKCKTCHGNGYEEIKDHIELDIPEGIDNGMSLRVQNKANELPNSSQRGDLYIKIVVEDDNKFIRHDDDIYTIVPVFFTQAALGKTIKISTIRGEADLKLPVGAKDKQKFELANEGVKNIHNGKLGSHIVQIEIKFPKTLTDEQKNLLLQLEKSFGLENEEAFIEQESLFDKIKSWFSH, encoded by the coding sequence GTGGAACTTAATTATTATGAAATATTAGAAATTTCTCAAACTTCAGATAAAGAAACTATAAAAAAAGCTTATAGAAAAATGGCATTAAAATATCATCCTGATAGAAATCAAGGAGATAAAGAAGCTGAAGAAAAATTTAAACTTGTCAATGAAGCTTATGAAGTACTTAGCAATGATGAAAAGCGAAGTATATATGATAGATACGGCAAAGAAGGATTAAAAGGACAAGCCGGTGGTTTTGGTGGTTTTGGAGATGTTGATTTAGGGGATATATTTTCAAGTTTTTTTGGAGATGGATTTGGTTTTGGAAACTCAACGCGTAAAAAAGAAAGAGGAAAAAAATATCCACATGATTTAAAAATAGCGGTAAAGATTAGCTTCAAAGAGGCTGTTTTTGGCTGCAAAAAAGAAATTGATTTTACCTATAAAACATTTTGTAAAATATGCAATGGTAGTGGATCAGAAAATGGAAAAGAAGATATTTGTTCTCATTGTGGAGGAAAAGGACAAGTTGGTGTTAGACAAGGTTTTATGACTTTTGTACAAACTTGTGATCATTGTAAGGGCAGTGGGAAAATAATAAAAAATAAGTGTAAAACATGCCATGGAAATGGTTATGAAGAAATAAAAGATCATATAGAACTTGATATACCAGAAGGTATTGATAATGGTATGAGTCTTAGAGTGCAAAACAAAGCAAATGAGCTTCCAAATTCTTCTCAAAGAGGTGATTTGTATATCAAAATCGTTGTAGAAGATGATAATAAATTTATTAGACATGATGATGATATATATACCATAGTACCTGTATTTTTTACCCAAGCTGCTCTTGGAAAGACAATTAAAATTTCCACCATAAGAGGAGAAGCTGATCTTAAACTTCCAGTGGGTGCAAAAGATAAACAAAAATTTGAATTAGCTAATGAAGGTGTTAAAAATATTCACAATGGAAAACTTGGTTCGCATATTGTACAAATTGAAATAAAATTTCCAAAAACACTTACTGATGAACAAAAAAATCTACTATTGCAACTTGAAAAAAGCTTTGGCTTAGAAAATGAGGAAGCTTTTATAGAACAAGAAAGCTTGTTTGATAAAATCAAATCTTGGTTTAGTCACTAA
- a CDS encoding response regulator transcription factor, whose translation MINVLMIEDDPDFAEFLAEYLAQFNIKVTNYEDPYLGMSAGIKNYDCLILDLTLPGLDGLEVCREIREKYSIPIIISSARSDLSDKIVGLQIGADDYLPKPYDPKEMHARIMSLIRRSKRVNETPEKIINSAFKIDEKRHEISYNEEVLILTPAEYEILSYMIRQHGFSVSREQLVYHCKSLKDKDSKSLDVIIGRLRTKIGDSSKAPKHIFSVRGIGYKLIG comes from the coding sequence ATGATTAATGTTTTAATGATCGAAGATGATCCAGATTTTGCAGAGTTTTTAGCAGAATATTTGGCCCAATTTAATATCAAAGTTACTAATTATGAAGATCCGTATTTGGGAATGAGTGCTGGTATAAAAAATTATGATTGTTTAATTCTTGATTTAACTTTACCTGGACTTGATGGTCTTGAAGTTTGTCGCGAAATAAGAGAAAAATATAGTATTCCTATTATTATTTCTTCAGCTAGAAGCGATTTAAGTGATAAAATTGTAGGACTTCAAATAGGTGCGGATGATTATTTGCCAAAGCCTTACGATCCTAAAGAAATGCATGCAAGAATTATGAGTTTAATCCGTCGTTCAAAACGCGTAAATGAAACTCCTGAAAAAATAATCAATTCAGCTTTTAAAATTGATGAAAAAAGACATGAGATTAGTTACAATGAAGAGGTTTTAATTTTAACTCCTGCTGAATATGAAATTTTAAGTTATATGATAAGACAACATGGATTTTCAGTTAGCAGAGAGCAGCTTGTGTATCACTGCAAAAGCTTAAAAGATAAAGATTCTAAAAGTTTAGATGTAATTATTGGTAGGCTTAGAACTAAGATCGGCGATAGTTCGAAGGCACCAAAGCATATTTTTTCAGTTAGAGGGATAGGATATAAATTAATAGGATGA
- a CDS encoding ArsS family sensor histidine kinase, giving the protein MKVTINLKITVLFATAFLFVCALFVLLGKVQVDSYLTNEQNRQKEIVEKIIYNLERKEGFSIHDYLLSKSFKIVENERSAKHIVAKGEKVLKVNSAYGSFSSIIYHNQIFFYVEQANLKQLYELNASTRLEYLFLLSFFFSLILIIFLYFSVLRSLMPLKILKKKIKNISAGKIEPLSEYSQINDEISEISFEFDHAINKIQELVKSRQFFLRMIMHELKTPIGKGRIVCEMLDNQKQKDRLVAIFERLELLIDEFGKIEKVLSRNCQLNLQTYHLSLILEQAEDYLMRDDFYQKVKISYKEDTMIVADLELFSLMLKNLIDNAIKYSDDKACEIICSGDYVIVRNKGVQLKKTFDYYLKPFVREQNTQVEGMGLGLYIINNICNLHGYNLTYSYEDGYHIFKIVFSRLK; this is encoded by the coding sequence ATGAAAGTAACTATTAATCTTAAGATTACCGTTCTTTTTGCAACGGCTTTTTTGTTTGTTTGTGCTTTGTTTGTGCTCTTGGGTAAGGTTCAGGTTGATTCTTATTTAACCAATGAGCAAAATAGACAAAAAGAAATTGTAGAAAAAATTATATATAATTTAGAAAGAAAAGAAGGTTTTTCAATTCATGATTATCTTCTTTCTAAGTCTTTTAAAATAGTTGAAAATGAACGCAGTGCAAAACATATAGTTGCAAAAGGTGAAAAGGTGCTTAAGGTTAATTCTGCTTACGGTAGTTTTTCTTCTATTATTTACCATAATCAAATTTTTTTTTATGTTGAACAAGCTAATTTAAAGCAGCTTTATGAGCTAAATGCATCTACGCGTTTAGAATATTTGTTTTTACTAAGTTTCTTTTTTAGTTTGATTTTGATTATATTTTTATATTTTTCTGTTTTAAGATCTTTAATGCCTTTAAAAATTTTAAAAAAGAAAATTAAAAATATTAGTGCTGGAAAAATAGAACCTTTATCCGAATATTCACAAATTAATGATGAGATTTCAGAAATTTCTTTTGAATTTGACCATGCTATTAATAAAATACAAGAATTAGTAAAATCAAGACAATTTTTTTTAAGAATGATTATGCATGAACTTAAAACACCTATTGGAAAAGGTAGGATAGTTTGTGAGATGCTAGACAATCAAAAGCAAAAAGACCGCTTAGTAGCGATTTTTGAAAGACTTGAATTATTGATTGATGAATTTGGTAAAATTGAAAAAGTTTTATCTAGAAATTGCCAACTAAATTTGCAAACTTATCATTTGAGCTTAATTTTAGAGCAGGCTGAAGATTATCTCATGAGAGATGATTTTTATCAAAAAGTTAAGATTTCTTACAAAGAAGATACTATGATTGTTGCTGATTTAGAACTTTTTTCCTTAATGCTTAAAAATTTGATTGATAATGCTATTAAATATTCTGACGATAAAGCTTGTGAGATTATATGTTCAGGGGACTATGTAATTGTTAGAAATAAAGGGGTTCAACTTAAAAAAACTTTTGATTATTATTTGAAACCTTTTGTAAGAGAACAAAATACTCAAGTTGAAGGTATGGGATTGGGGCTTTATATTATCAATAATATTTGCAATCTTCATGGTTATAATTTAACTTATAGTTATGAAGATGGTTATCATATTTTTAAGATTGTTTTTTCAAGGTTAAAATGA
- the recR gene encoding recombination mediator RecR, with protein sequence MKDLEKFNELVNAFSALPTIGKKSALRLAYHVCIKDPLLGSKLAYSIEESIRGIKKCIQCGALSENELCEVCSDIERNNNIICIVQDPKDILILEDSKSYDGLYFVLENTNEENITKLRVMIENKNTKEIFFAFTQGLNSDAVVFFIEEKLKDLNLSFSQIAQGIPSGVSLENVDFISLHKAINHRTKLD encoded by the coding sequence TTGAAAGATTTAGAAAAATTTAATGAATTGGTAAATGCATTTTCTGCATTGCCTACTATCGGTAAAAAGTCCGCATTAAGACTTGCTTATCATGTTTGTATAAAAGATCCTTTGCTAGGTTCTAAACTTGCTTATAGTATTGAAGAATCCATTAGAGGGATTAAAAAATGTATACAATGCGGGGCTTTAAGTGAAAATGAATTATGTGAAGTTTGTTCTGATATAGAAAGAAATAATAATATTATTTGTATAGTGCAAGATCCTAAAGATATATTAATTTTAGAAGATAGTAAAAGCTATGATGGGCTTTATTTTGTACTAGAAAATACCAACGAAGAAAATATTACTAAATTAAGAGTAATGATTGAAAACAAAAATACTAAAGAAATTTTTTTCGCTTTTACTCAAGGCTTAAATTCAGATGCTGTAGTTTTTTTTATAGAGGAAAAATTAAAGGATTTAAATTTGAGTTTTTCCCAAATAGCCCAAGGTATTCCAAGCGGTGTTAGTTTGGAAAATGTCGATTTTATATCTTTACATAAGGCTATTAATCATAGAACTAAACTTGATTGA